A genomic stretch from Algoriphagus halophilus includes:
- a CDS encoding GAF domain-containing protein, with product MKSEKMLSDLKFNSFLDFNLLFEQWEKLSDQENPSTCLYQDYLKRMKDYPDLSKFPIEREDVLKEKNKLGFSLILSSLFPLSGQEENRVLGLSKPFDYNPIYCTPAFKKEFLTPEGEVKIPYNLNEERIFFHKMLHVYALILDQLYGIKINEIYPLVFKVPSSEGFTRHYQIQINSQFVKVVPKIPLPEIKRKSEFCSSNKPNHYDVEKWMELLPLEMFEFHGFILMEAQDLTVAQSVATLNEAVLNQEQVTAESFMEIVEDSVKSLLGKPGIKVGLAVLQTINGRMVMTESRLAYSYLIKHLCGEGCEKSYQAVLELLSTVEKPIFLNDLDVAREKLPLGVKLNEMGVKEIILYPLRHNGDLVGVLEVCAFQEQTFDPLMLVTLDYLAPSLSLALNRQAEVLDQKIKSIIRKNFTAIHPVVEWKFDEIALEYVLEEEEGQNPEIKPIVFNDVYPLYAAVDVKNSSVERNNAIHDDFQVQLALARKVLQKAKEVHFLPLLDRLIDQIEEFEKRINFMLVSDEEVKITDFFHFDLEPAFNYLKNNFEDLEGDVNTYFEALDPKLGVVSTNRKSFEQSLAKINQVIGNYLEKEEAKVQQMFPHYFEKFKTDGIEYNIYIGQSLVKDQKYDPLYLKNLRLWQLQTLIETVHLVARQKNELEHPLDVTQMILAHSTPISISFRLDERKFDVEGAYNIRYEIIKKRIDKALVKGTRERLNQPGKIAIVYAQEKEAREYLDFIKYLQNKDLLTKEVEELELEEMQGVYGMKAIRVTVKERIHENPEIFSKLIAERKEG from the coding sequence ATGAAAAGTGAAAAAATGCTTTCCGATTTAAAGTTTAATTCATTTTTAGACTTTAATCTGCTTTTTGAACAGTGGGAAAAGCTAAGTGATCAGGAAAACCCAAGTACTTGTTTGTATCAAGATTATTTGAAACGAATGAAGGATTATCCTGATCTTAGCAAATTTCCCATCGAGAGAGAAGATGTATTGAAAGAAAAAAACAAGCTAGGTTTTAGTTTGATCTTAAGTTCACTTTTTCCCTTATCAGGTCAGGAGGAAAATAGAGTGTTGGGCTTGTCAAAGCCATTCGATTATAACCCGATTTATTGTACTCCTGCCTTCAAAAAGGAATTTTTGACTCCTGAAGGAGAGGTAAAGATCCCTTATAACCTCAATGAGGAGCGGATTTTTTTTCATAAAATGCTTCATGTCTATGCATTGATCCTCGACCAACTTTATGGGATCAAAATCAATGAGATTTACCCCCTGGTCTTTAAGGTTCCCAGTTCTGAAGGCTTTACCAGACATTATCAAATCCAAATCAATTCTCAGTTTGTAAAGGTAGTTCCTAAGATTCCCCTTCCTGAAATCAAGCGAAAGTCAGAATTTTGTTCCAGCAATAAGCCCAATCATTACGACGTAGAAAAATGGATGGAATTATTGCCATTGGAGATGTTTGAATTCCATGGCTTTATTCTAATGGAGGCTCAGGACCTTACCGTCGCTCAAAGTGTGGCGACTCTCAATGAAGCTGTTTTGAATCAAGAACAGGTGACTGCAGAGTCTTTTATGGAAATTGTAGAAGATTCCGTGAAAAGCTTGTTAGGAAAGCCAGGGATAAAAGTAGGGCTGGCGGTTTTGCAAACCATCAATGGGAGGATGGTGATGACTGAAAGCAGGCTCGCTTATAGTTATTTGATCAAACACCTGTGTGGAGAAGGTTGTGAAAAAAGTTACCAGGCCGTATTGGAGTTGTTGTCAACAGTTGAAAAACCGATTTTTTTGAATGATTTGGATGTGGCAAGAGAAAAATTGCCTTTGGGTGTGAAGTTGAATGAGATGGGGGTCAAGGAAATTATTTTGTACCCTTTGAGGCATAATGGAGATTTGGTGGGTGTTTTGGAAGTATGCGCTTTCCAGGAGCAGACCTTTGATCCATTGATGTTAGTGACTTTGGATTATTTAGCTCCCTCCCTTTCCTTGGCACTTAACAGGCAAGCTGAGGTGTTGGATCAAAAAATCAAAAGTATCATACGGAAAAATTTCACCGCAATACATCCTGTAGTAGAGTGGAAGTTTGACGAGATCGCATTGGAATATGTATTAGAGGAAGAGGAAGGCCAAAACCCAGAAATCAAACCCATTGTTTTTAATGATGTCTACCCATTATATGCGGCTGTGGATGTAAAAAATTCCTCTGTGGAGAGGAACAATGCCATTCATGATGATTTTCAGGTGCAGCTGGCCTTAGCAAGAAAGGTCTTGCAGAAAGCGAAAGAAGTTCATTTTCTTCCGTTGTTGGATCGATTAATAGATCAAATTGAGGAGTTTGAAAAGAGAATTAACTTCATGTTGGTCAGCGATGAAGAGGTGAAAATCACAGACTTTTTTCATTTTGACCTAGAGCCGGCATTTAACTACCTAAAGAATAATTTTGAAGATCTTGAAGGGGATGTAAATACTTACTTTGAAGCTTTGGATCCTAAATTGGGAGTGGTAAGTACCAATAGGAAGTCTTTCGAGCAAAGCCTTGCCAAAATAAATCAAGTCATTGGTAACTATCTTGAAAAAGAAGAAGCCAAGGTACAGCAAATGTTTCCTCATTATTTTGAAAAATTCAAAACGGATGGCATAGAGTATAACATTTACATCGGACAATCTTTGGTCAAAGACCAGAAGTATGATCCATTGTATTTAAAGAATCTAAGGCTTTGGCAATTACAGACCTTAATCGAAACAGTTCATTTGGTTGCCCGTCAAAAGAATGAATTGGAGCATCCATTGGATGTGACCCAAATGATTTTGGCTCATAGCACTCCGATTTCGATCAGTTTTAGGTTGGATGAACGTAAATTTGATGTGGAGGGAGCCTACAACATTCGATATGAAATTATCAAAAAGCGCATTGATAAGGCTTTGGTAAAAGGTACTAGAGAACGTTTGAACCAGCCCGGTAAAATTGCAATAGTTTATGCTCAGGAGAAAGAGGCTCGTGAGTACTTGGATTTTATCAAATACCTTCAGAATAAGGATCTCTTGACCAAAGAAGTGGAAGAGTTGGAGTTGGAAGAAATGCAGGGGGTATATGGGATGAAAGCGATTCGGGTCACAGTCAAAGAAAGGATTCATGAGAATCCAGAGATTTTCTCAAAATTGATAGCCGAAAGAAAAGAAGGGTAA